One Halorientalis litorea DNA segment encodes these proteins:
- a CDS encoding metal-dependent hydrolase, whose protein sequence is MYRAGHFGVALIVYAPVGTALLFAGRADLAILGEVAMLALAMVPDYDLRVPFVKHRGITHTVWFALLVGVVGSGAGWLLGGRPEVPTSNELVVFGFAIGTLAVGAHLLADALTPMGITPFWPLSSRNYTLAVARASNTVANYGLLGIGALVTALVLAVAGQPP, encoded by the coding sequence GTGTATCGCGCAGGTCACTTCGGCGTCGCGCTCATCGTCTACGCGCCCGTGGGAACCGCGCTCCTGTTCGCCGGGCGGGCGGACCTCGCGATTCTCGGGGAAGTGGCGATGCTCGCGCTGGCGATGGTCCCCGACTACGACTTGCGCGTCCCGTTCGTGAAACACCGGGGCATCACACACACCGTCTGGTTCGCGCTCCTCGTCGGCGTTGTCGGCAGTGGGGCAGGGTGGCTGCTGGGCGGCCGCCCGGAGGTACCCACGTCGAACGAACTCGTGGTCTTCGGGTTCGCCATCGGCACGCTCGCCGTCGGTGCCCACCTCCTCGCGGACGCCTTGACGCCGATGGGCATTACGCCGTTCTGGCCCCTCTCCTCGCGGAACTACACGCTCGCAGTGGCGCGAGCCAGCAACACCGTGGCGAACTACGGGTTGCTCGGTATCGGCGCGCTCGTCACCGCACTCGTGTTGGCCGTGGCCGGACAGC